A single region of the Rathayibacter rathayi genome encodes:
- the def gene encoding peptide deformylase, which produces MTERQIRIFGDPVLKTPSLTINTVDAGVRGLVEDLLDSVRPPGRAGVAAPQIGVNLRAFSYNVDGVIGYILNPEIIELGGEPQPVDEGCLSVPNLWYPAIRYPHAKVRGTDLDGNDIVLEGDGLMAQALQHECDHLDGRLYLDRLSKDDRRAAMKAVRESHWF; this is translated from the coding sequence ATGACCGAACGCCAGATCCGGATCTTCGGGGACCCGGTGCTGAAAACCCCTTCCTTGACCATCAACACGGTCGACGCCGGAGTTCGCGGCCTCGTCGAGGACCTCCTCGACAGCGTCCGCCCGCCCGGACGAGCCGGCGTCGCGGCCCCCCAGATCGGCGTCAACCTCCGCGCCTTCAGCTACAACGTCGACGGCGTCATCGGCTACATCCTCAACCCTGAGATCATCGAGCTCGGCGGAGAACCGCAGCCCGTGGACGAAGGCTGCCTCTCGGTCCCGAACCTCTGGTACCCGGCGATCCGCTACCCGCACGCGAAGGTTCGCGGCACCGACCTCGACGGTAACGACATCGTCCTCGAAGGCGACGGTCTGATGGCCCAGGCCCTCCAACACGAATGCGACCACCTCGACGGACGGCTCTACCTCGACCGCCTCTCGAAGGACGACCGCCGCGCCGCCATGAAAGCCGTCCGCGAATCGCACTGGTTCTGA
- a CDS encoding AMP-dependent synthetase/ligase, whose amino-acid sequence MDQFDSPLVVAADPQANATALLLDRVRETPERPLFALPDGGGWRDITAREFLDQVTALAKGFVAVGLEPGEKVGLICKTRYEWTLIDFAVWFAGGVLVPVYETSSPAQVQWNLADSGAHAVIVETAEHFARFDEVRADLPEVRLAWQIGLGDLDKLVARGVDVPDAEIERRRSLAIGADIATIIYTSGSTGRPRGCIIRHSNFVELSRNSAVALTELIHQPGASTLLFITTAHVFARFIAILCVHGGVKVGHQADTKQLLPSLASFKPTFLLAVPRVFEKVYNSAEQKAEAAGRGKIFRRAADVAVAHSMAVEAGSVPFALRLQFLLFDRLVYSKLRAAMGGSVRFAVSGSAPLGDRLGHFFHSLGIKILEGYGLTETTAPATVNRTERFKIGSVGPAMPGVSVRIADDGEIQVRGIDVFGGYWNNEAATAESFDGEWFRTGDLGALDEDGYLRVTGRKKEIIVTAGGKNVAPAALEDPIRANPLVGQVVVVGDQRPFIAALVTLDSEMLPTWLANNGQDAGLSLDAAAVNPAVLAEVQRAVDAANERVSRAESVRKFVILPTEFTEASGHLTPKMSIKRNVILADFAGTIAAVYSAAPATEGISLR is encoded by the coding sequence GTGGACCAGTTCGATTCCCCTCTGGTGGTGGCGGCCGATCCGCAGGCCAACGCGACCGCACTCCTCCTCGACCGCGTGCGCGAGACGCCCGAAAGGCCGCTCTTCGCGCTGCCCGACGGTGGCGGCTGGCGCGACATCACGGCGCGGGAGTTCCTCGATCAGGTCACCGCGCTCGCCAAGGGGTTCGTCGCCGTCGGTCTTGAGCCGGGCGAGAAGGTCGGGCTGATCTGCAAGACCCGTTACGAGTGGACGCTGATCGACTTCGCCGTCTGGTTCGCCGGCGGCGTCCTCGTTCCCGTGTACGAGACCTCCTCCCCCGCCCAGGTGCAGTGGAACCTCGCCGACTCCGGCGCACACGCCGTGATCGTCGAGACCGCCGAGCACTTCGCCCGCTTCGATGAAGTCCGCGCCGACCTGCCGGAGGTGCGCCTCGCCTGGCAAATCGGACTCGGCGACCTCGACAAGCTCGTCGCGCGCGGCGTCGATGTCCCGGATGCCGAGATCGAGCGCCGCCGCTCGCTGGCCATCGGTGCCGACATCGCGACGATCATCTACACCTCCGGCTCCACCGGGCGGCCCAGGGGCTGCATCATCCGGCACTCGAACTTCGTCGAGCTCAGCCGCAACTCGGCCGTGGCGTTGACGGAACTGATCCATCAGCCCGGCGCGTCGACGCTGCTGTTCATCACCACCGCGCATGTGTTCGCGCGCTTCATCGCGATCCTCTGCGTGCACGGCGGGGTGAAAGTCGGGCACCAGGCCGACACCAAGCAGCTGCTCCCCTCGCTCGCCTCGTTCAAGCCGACCTTCCTCCTGGCTGTCCCTCGCGTGTTCGAGAAGGTGTACAACTCCGCCGAGCAGAAGGCCGAGGCCGCGGGACGGGGGAAGATCTTCCGCCGCGCCGCCGATGTCGCGGTCGCTCATTCGATGGCGGTCGAGGCGGGCTCGGTGCCGTTTGCGCTGAGGCTGCAGTTCCTGCTGTTCGACCGACTCGTCTACTCGAAGCTGCGGGCCGCGATGGGCGGCAGTGTGCGCTTCGCCGTGTCCGGTTCCGCGCCGCTGGGCGACCGGCTCGGGCACTTCTTCCACAGCCTCGGCATCAAGATCCTCGAGGGCTACGGCCTCACCGAGACGACGGCGCCCGCCACGGTGAACCGCACGGAGCGGTTCAAGATCGGCTCGGTCGGTCCGGCGATGCCGGGCGTCTCGGTGCGCATTGCGGACGATGGGGAGATCCAGGTGCGCGGGATCGACGTCTTCGGCGGCTACTGGAACAACGAAGCGGCCACGGCGGAGTCGTTCGACGGCGAGTGGTTCCGGACGGGCGATCTCGGAGCGCTCGATGAGGACGGCTACCTGCGGGTCACGGGTCGGAAGAAAGAGATCATCGTGACGGCGGGCGGCAAGAATGTGGCGCCGGCTGCGCTCGAGGATCCGATTCGGGCGAATCCGCTGGTCGGGCAGGTCGTTGTCGTGGGTGATCAGCGTCCGTTCATCGCCGCGCTGGTCACGCTCGACTCCGAGATGCTGCCCACCTGGCTGGCGAATAACGGGCAGGATGCAGGTCTGTCGCTCGACGCTGCGGCCGTGAATCCTGCTGTGCTGGCTGAGGTGCAGCGGGCCGTTGATGCGGCGAACGAGCGGGTGTCCCGTGCGGAGTCGGTCCGGAAATTCGTGATCCTGCCGACCGAGTTCACCGAGGCCAGCGGTCACCTGACTCCGAAGATGAGCATCAAGCGAAACGTCATCCTCGCCGATTTCGCCGGCACCATCGCCGCCGTCTACTCCGCCGCTCCCGCCACCGAGGGCATCTCCCTCCGCTGA
- a CDS encoding ROK family glucokinase produces the protein MHAIGIDIGGTKIAGALVDEFGGILREDRRPTPAGHPELIVDVVVEMVEHLRSGLLPGDVAAVGVAAAGFIDASQSIVYYAPNINWRNEPFREKLSARIDLPIIIENDANAAGWAEFRYGSGRLVSDMLMLTIGTGVGGAIVINDRLLRGGFGAAAEIGHMRVVPGGLPCGCGARGCIEQYGSGRALQRFAGELADAGGIGQGIADARTRNGGELNGHVISELITAGDLGALAALRQLGHWLGEAAASLSAVLDPQMFVIGGGVAQAGDLLLDPIRQAYVDNLPARGFHPEPEFRIAELVNDAGVVGAADLARVHASSL, from the coding sequence GTGCACGCGATCGGGATCGACATCGGCGGCACGAAGATCGCCGGAGCCTTGGTCGATGAGTTCGGCGGGATCCTCCGCGAGGACCGCCGGCCCACTCCCGCCGGGCACCCCGAGCTGATAGTGGACGTCGTGGTCGAGATGGTTGAGCACCTGCGCTCGGGCCTGCTCCCGGGAGACGTCGCCGCGGTCGGAGTCGCCGCAGCCGGTTTCATCGACGCGTCCCAGTCGATCGTCTACTACGCCCCCAACATCAATTGGCGCAACGAGCCCTTCCGCGAGAAGCTCTCCGCGCGCATCGACCTGCCGATCATCATCGAGAACGACGCGAACGCCGCGGGCTGGGCCGAGTTCCGCTACGGCTCCGGCCGCCTTGTCAGCGACATGCTGATGCTCACCATCGGCACCGGAGTGGGCGGCGCGATCGTGATCAACGACCGGCTCCTGCGCGGTGGCTTCGGCGCCGCGGCCGAGATCGGGCACATGCGTGTCGTCCCCGGCGGTCTGCCCTGCGGCTGCGGCGCCCGCGGCTGCATCGAGCAGTACGGTTCGGGGCGTGCGCTCCAGCGCTTCGCCGGGGAACTCGCCGACGCGGGCGGTATCGGCCAGGGAATCGCCGACGCCCGCACCCGCAACGGGGGCGAATTGAACGGCCACGTCATCTCCGAGCTGATCACCGCCGGCGACCTTGGCGCCCTCGCCGCGCTGCGCCAGCTCGGCCACTGGCTGGGCGAGGCGGCCGCGAGCCTCAGTGCCGTCCTCGATCCGCAGATGTTCGTCATCGGCGGGGGAGTGGCGCAGGCCGGCGATCTCCTGCTGGACCCGATCCGCCAGGCCTACGTCGACAATCTGCCCGCCCGAGGGTTCCATCCGGAGCCCGA